One part of the Eubalaena glacialis isolate mEubGla1 chromosome 19, mEubGla1.1.hap2.+ XY, whole genome shotgun sequence genome encodes these proteins:
- the LOC133079653 gene encoding tumor necrosis factor ligand superfamily member 13 isoform X7, translated as MAARRSQRRRGRRGEPGTALLAPLVLGLGLALACLGLLLAVVSLGSRASLSAQQEPSQGDLVAEEDPDPLDLNPQTEERQDTLPFLKLVRPRRSAPKGRKPRARRAIAAHYEVHPRLGQDGAQAAPKGPPGDMGGPVREPALSVALWLSWGAALGAVACAMVLLTQQTELQTLRREVTRLQRTRGPSEKGEGYLWLSLREQSSDGVEARENGERSRRRRAVLTKKQKKKRSVLHLVPVNITSKEDSDVTEVMWQPALWRGRGLEAQGYVIRVWDAGVYLLYSQVLFHDVTFTMGQVVSREGQGRQETLFRCIRSMPSNPDWAYNSCYSAGVFHLHQGDTLSVIIPRARAKLSLSPHGTFLGLVKL; from the exons ATGGCCGCCCGTCGGAGCCAGAGGCGGAGGGGGCGCCGGGGGGAGCCGGGCACCGCCCTGCTGGCCCCGCTCgtgctgggcctgggcctggcgctggcctgccttggcctcctgctgGCCGTGGTCAGCCTGGGGAGCCGGGCATCGCTGTCTGCCCAG CAGGAGCCTTCCCAGGGGGACCTGGTGGCAGAGGAGGACCCCGACCCGCTG GACCTGAATCCCCAGACAGAGGAGCGCCAGGATACCCTGCCTTTCCTGAAACTGGTTCGGCCTCGCAGGAGTG CACCTAAAGGCCGGAAACCACGGGCGCGCAGAGCGATTGCAGCCCACTATGAAG TTCACCCACGACTGGGACAGGACGGAGCGCAGGCGG CCCCCAAAGGGCCCCCGGGAGACATGGGGGGCCCAGTCCGAGAGCCGGCACTCTCAGTTGCCCTCTGGTTGAGTTGGGGGGCGGCTCTGGGGGCTGTGGCTTGTGCCATGGTTCTGCTGACCCAACAAACAGAGCTGCAGACCTTAAGGAGAGAGGTGACCCGGCTGCAGAGGACCAGAGGGCCCTCCGAGAAGGGGGAAGGGTATCTGTGGCTGAGCCTCCGGGAGCAG AGCTCTGATGGCGTGGAAGCCCGGGAGAATGGGGAGAGATCCCGGAGGAGGAGAGCAGTGCTCACCAAAAAACAGAAGA agAAGCGCTCAGTCCTTCATCTCGTTCCCGTTAACATCACCTCCAAGG AGGACTCTGATGTGACAGAGGTGATGTGGCAACCAGCTCTCTGGCGTGGGAGAGGCCTGGAGGCCCAAGGATATGTCATTCGAGTCTGGGATGCTGGAGTTTATCTGCTGTACAGCCAG gtCTTGTTTCATGATGTGACTTTCACCATGGGTCAGGTGGTATCCCGGGAGGGCCAGGGAAGGCAGGAGACTCTATTCCGATGTATACGAAGCATGCCCTCCAACCCCGACTGGGCCTACAATAGCTGTTACAGCGCAG gTGTCTTCCATTTACACCAGGGGGATACCCTGAGTGTCATAATCCCCCGGGCAAGGGCGAAACTTAGCCTCTCTCCACATGGAACCTTCCTGGGGCTTGTGAAACTGTGA
- the LOC133079653 gene encoding tumor necrosis factor ligand superfamily member 13 isoform X3, whose product MAARRSQRRRGRRGEPGTALLAPLVLGLGLALACLGLLLAVVSLGSRASLSAQQEPSQGDLVAEEDPDPLDLNPQTEERQDTLPFLKLVRPRRSAPKGRKPRARRAIAAHYEVHPRLGQDGAQAELQTLRREVTRLQRTRGPSEKGEGYLWLSLREQSSDGVEARENGERSRRRRAVLTKKQKKKRSVLHLVPVNITSKEDSDVTEVMWQPALWRGRGLEAQGYVIRVWDAGVYLLYSQVLFHDVTFTMGQVVSREGQGRQETLFRCIRSMPSNPDWAYNSCYSAGVFHLHQGDTLSVIIPRARAKLSLSPHGTFLGLVKL is encoded by the exons ATGGCCGCCCGTCGGAGCCAGAGGCGGAGGGGGCGCCGGGGGGAGCCGGGCACCGCCCTGCTGGCCCCGCTCgtgctgggcctgggcctggcgctggcctgccttggcctcctgctgGCCGTGGTCAGCCTGGGGAGCCGGGCATCGCTGTCTGCCCAG CAGGAGCCTTCCCAGGGGGACCTGGTGGCAGAGGAGGACCCCGACCCGCTG GACCTGAATCCCCAGACAGAGGAGCGCCAGGATACCCTGCCTTTCCTGAAACTGGTTCGGCCTCGCAGGAGTG CACCTAAAGGCCGGAAACCACGGGCGCGCAGAGCGATTGCAGCCCACTATGAAG TTCACCCACGACTGGGACAGGACGGAGCGCAGGCGG AGCTGCAGACCTTAAGGAGAGAGGTGACCCGGCTGCAGAGGACCAGAGGGCCCTCCGAGAAGGGGGAAGGGTATCTGTGGCTGAGCCTCCGGGAGCAG AGCTCTGATGGCGTGGAAGCCCGGGAGAATGGGGAGAGATCCCGGAGGAGGAGAGCAGTGCTCACCAAAAAACAGAAGA agAAGCGCTCAGTCCTTCATCTCGTTCCCGTTAACATCACCTCCAAGG AGGACTCTGATGTGACAGAGGTGATGTGGCAACCAGCTCTCTGGCGTGGGAGAGGCCTGGAGGCCCAAGGATATGTCATTCGAGTCTGGGATGCTGGAGTTTATCTGCTGTACAGCCAG gtCTTGTTTCATGATGTGACTTTCACCATGGGTCAGGTGGTATCCCGGGAGGGCCAGGGAAGGCAGGAGACTCTATTCCGATGTATACGAAGCATGCCCTCCAACCCCGACTGGGCCTACAATAGCTGTTACAGCGCAG gTGTCTTCCATTTACACCAGGGGGATACCCTGAGTGTCATAATCCCCCGGGCAAGGGCGAAACTTAGCCTCTCTCCACATGGAACCTTCCTGGGGCTTGTGAAACTGTGA
- the LOC133079653 gene encoding tumor necrosis factor ligand superfamily member 13 isoform X2, with amino-acid sequence MAARRSQRRRGRRGEPGTALLAPLVLGLGLALACLGLLLAVVSLGSRASLSAQQEPSQGDLVAEEDPDPLDLNPQTEERQDTLPFLKLVRPRRSAPKGRKPRARRAIAAHYEVHPRLGQDGAQAAPKGPPGDMGGPVREPALSVALWLSWGAALGAVACAMVLLTQQTELQTLRREVTRLQRTRGPSEKGEGYLWLSLREQSSDGVEARENGERSRRRRAVLTKKQKKDSDVTEVMWQPALWRGRGLEAQGYVIRVWDAGVYLLYSQVLFHDVTFTMGQVVSREGQGRQETLFRCIRSMPSNPDWAYNSCYSAGVFHLHQGDTLSVIIPRARAKLSLSPHGTFLGLVKL; translated from the exons ATGGCCGCCCGTCGGAGCCAGAGGCGGAGGGGGCGCCGGGGGGAGCCGGGCACCGCCCTGCTGGCCCCGCTCgtgctgggcctgggcctggcgctggcctgccttggcctcctgctgGCCGTGGTCAGCCTGGGGAGCCGGGCATCGCTGTCTGCCCAG CAGGAGCCTTCCCAGGGGGACCTGGTGGCAGAGGAGGACCCCGACCCGCTG GACCTGAATCCCCAGACAGAGGAGCGCCAGGATACCCTGCCTTTCCTGAAACTGGTTCGGCCTCGCAGGAGTG CACCTAAAGGCCGGAAACCACGGGCGCGCAGAGCGATTGCAGCCCACTATGAAG TTCACCCACGACTGGGACAGGACGGAGCGCAGGCGG CCCCCAAAGGGCCCCCGGGAGACATGGGGGGCCCAGTCCGAGAGCCGGCACTCTCAGTTGCCCTCTGGTTGAGTTGGGGGGCGGCTCTGGGGGCTGTGGCTTGTGCCATGGTTCTGCTGACCCAACAAACAGAGCTGCAGACCTTAAGGAGAGAGGTGACCCGGCTGCAGAGGACCAGAGGGCCCTCCGAGAAGGGGGAAGGGTATCTGTGGCTGAGCCTCCGGGAGCAG AGCTCTGATGGCGTGGAAGCCCGGGAGAATGGGGAGAGATCCCGGAGGAGGAGAGCAGTGCTCACCAAAAAACAGAAGA AGGACTCTGATGTGACAGAGGTGATGTGGCAACCAGCTCTCTGGCGTGGGAGAGGCCTGGAGGCCCAAGGATATGTCATTCGAGTCTGGGATGCTGGAGTTTATCTGCTGTACAGCCAG gtCTTGTTTCATGATGTGACTTTCACCATGGGTCAGGTGGTATCCCGGGAGGGCCAGGGAAGGCAGGAGACTCTATTCCGATGTATACGAAGCATGCCCTCCAACCCCGACTGGGCCTACAATAGCTGTTACAGCGCAG gTGTCTTCCATTTACACCAGGGGGATACCCTGAGTGTCATAATCCCCCGGGCAAGGGCGAAACTTAGCCTCTCTCCACATGGAACCTTCCTGGGGCTTGTGAAACTGTGA
- the LOC133079653 gene encoding tumor necrosis factor ligand superfamily member 13 isoform X4, translating into MGGPVREPALSVALWLSWGAALGAVACAMVLLTQQTELQTLRREVTRLQRTRGPSEKGEGYLWLSLREQSSDGVEARENGERSRRRRAVLTKKQKKKRSVLHLVPVNITSKEDSDVTEVMWQPALWRGRGLEAQGYVIRVWDAGVYLLYSQVLFHDVTFTMGQVVSREGQGRQETLFRCIRSMPSNPDWAYNSCYSAGVFHLHQGDTLSVIIPRARAKLSLSPHGTFLGLVKL; encoded by the exons ATGGGGGGCCCAGTCCGAGAGCCGGCACTCTCAGTTGCCCTCTGGTTGAGTTGGGGGGCGGCTCTGGGGGCTGTGGCTTGTGCCATGGTTCTGCTGACCCAACAAACAGAGCTGCAGACCTTAAGGAGAGAGGTGACCCGGCTGCAGAGGACCAGAGGGCCCTCCGAGAAGGGGGAAGGGTATCTGTGGCTGAGCCTCCGGGAGCAG AGCTCTGATGGCGTGGAAGCCCGGGAGAATGGGGAGAGATCCCGGAGGAGGAGAGCAGTGCTCACCAAAAAACAGAAGA agAAGCGCTCAGTCCTTCATCTCGTTCCCGTTAACATCACCTCCAAGG AGGACTCTGATGTGACAGAGGTGATGTGGCAACCAGCTCTCTGGCGTGGGAGAGGCCTGGAGGCCCAAGGATATGTCATTCGAGTCTGGGATGCTGGAGTTTATCTGCTGTACAGCCAG gtCTTGTTTCATGATGTGACTTTCACCATGGGTCAGGTGGTATCCCGGGAGGGCCAGGGAAGGCAGGAGACTCTATTCCGATGTATACGAAGCATGCCCTCCAACCCCGACTGGGCCTACAATAGCTGTTACAGCGCAG gTGTCTTCCATTTACACCAGGGGGATACCCTGAGTGTCATAATCCCCCGGGCAAGGGCGAAACTTAGCCTCTCTCCACATGGAACCTTCCTGGGGCTTGTGAAACTGTGA
- the LOC133079653 gene encoding tumor necrosis factor ligand superfamily member 13 isoform X6 has translation MPALSPSLLAPKGPPGDMGGPVREPALSVALWLSWGAALGAVACAMVLLTQQTELQTLRREVTRLQRTRGPSEKGEGYLWLSLREQSSDGVEARENGERSRRRRAVLTKKQKKDSDVTEVMWQPALWRGRGLEAQGYVIRVWDAGVYLLYSQVLFHDVTFTMGQVVSREGQGRQETLFRCIRSMPSNPDWAYNSCYSAGVFHLHQGDTLSVIIPRARAKLSLSPHGTFLGLVKL, from the exons ATGCCGGCCTTATCTCCTTCTTTACTAGCCCCCAAAGGGCCCCCGGGAGACATGGGGGGCCCAGTCCGAGAGCCGGCACTCTCAGTTGCCCTCTGGTTGAGTTGGGGGGCGGCTCTGGGGGCTGTGGCTTGTGCCATGGTTCTGCTGACCCAACAAACAGAGCTGCAGACCTTAAGGAGAGAGGTGACCCGGCTGCAGAGGACCAGAGGGCCCTCCGAGAAGGGGGAAGGGTATCTGTGGCTGAGCCTCCGGGAGCAG AGCTCTGATGGCGTGGAAGCCCGGGAGAATGGGGAGAGATCCCGGAGGAGGAGAGCAGTGCTCACCAAAAAACAGAAGA AGGACTCTGATGTGACAGAGGTGATGTGGCAACCAGCTCTCTGGCGTGGGAGAGGCCTGGAGGCCCAAGGATATGTCATTCGAGTCTGGGATGCTGGAGTTTATCTGCTGTACAGCCAG gtCTTGTTTCATGATGTGACTTTCACCATGGGTCAGGTGGTATCCCGGGAGGGCCAGGGAAGGCAGGAGACTCTATTCCGATGTATACGAAGCATGCCCTCCAACCCCGACTGGGCCTACAATAGCTGTTACAGCGCAG gTGTCTTCCATTTACACCAGGGGGATACCCTGAGTGTCATAATCCCCCGGGCAAGGGCGAAACTTAGCCTCTCTCCACATGGAACCTTCCTGGGGCTTGTGAAACTGTGA
- the LOC133079653 gene encoding tumor necrosis factor ligand superfamily member 13 isoform X1 — translation MAARRSQRRRGRRGEPGTALLAPLVLGLGLALACLGLLLAVVSLGSRASLSAQEPSQGDLVAEEDPDPLDLNPQTEERQDTLPFLKLVRPRRSAPKGRKPRARRAIAAHYEVHPRLGQDGAQAAPKGPPGDMGGPVREPALSVALWLSWGAALGAVACAMVLLTQQTELQTLRREVTRLQRTRGPSEKGEGYLWLSLREQSSDGVEARENGERSRRRRAVLTKKQKKKRSVLHLVPVNITSKEDSDVTEVMWQPALWRGRGLEAQGYVIRVWDAGVYLLYSQVLFHDVTFTMGQVVSREGQGRQETLFRCIRSMPSNPDWAYNSCYSAGVFHLHQGDTLSVIIPRARAKLSLSPHGTFLGLVKL, via the exons ATGGCCGCCCGTCGGAGCCAGAGGCGGAGGGGGCGCCGGGGGGAGCCGGGCACCGCCCTGCTGGCCCCGCTCgtgctgggcctgggcctggcgctggcctgccttggcctcctgctgGCCGTGGTCAGCCTGGGGAGCCGGGCATCGCTGTCTGCCCAG GAGCCTTCCCAGGGGGACCTGGTGGCAGAGGAGGACCCCGACCCGCTG GACCTGAATCCCCAGACAGAGGAGCGCCAGGATACCCTGCCTTTCCTGAAACTGGTTCGGCCTCGCAGGAGTG CACCTAAAGGCCGGAAACCACGGGCGCGCAGAGCGATTGCAGCCCACTATGAAG TTCACCCACGACTGGGACAGGACGGAGCGCAGGCGG CCCCCAAAGGGCCCCCGGGAGACATGGGGGGCCCAGTCCGAGAGCCGGCACTCTCAGTTGCCCTCTGGTTGAGTTGGGGGGCGGCTCTGGGGGCTGTGGCTTGTGCCATGGTTCTGCTGACCCAACAAACAGAGCTGCAGACCTTAAGGAGAGAGGTGACCCGGCTGCAGAGGACCAGAGGGCCCTCCGAGAAGGGGGAAGGGTATCTGTGGCTGAGCCTCCGGGAGCAG AGCTCTGATGGCGTGGAAGCCCGGGAGAATGGGGAGAGATCCCGGAGGAGGAGAGCAGTGCTCACCAAAAAACAGAAGA agAAGCGCTCAGTCCTTCATCTCGTTCCCGTTAACATCACCTCCAAGG AGGACTCTGATGTGACAGAGGTGATGTGGCAACCAGCTCTCTGGCGTGGGAGAGGCCTGGAGGCCCAAGGATATGTCATTCGAGTCTGGGATGCTGGAGTTTATCTGCTGTACAGCCAG gtCTTGTTTCATGATGTGACTTTCACCATGGGTCAGGTGGTATCCCGGGAGGGCCAGGGAAGGCAGGAGACTCTATTCCGATGTATACGAAGCATGCCCTCCAACCCCGACTGGGCCTACAATAGCTGTTACAGCGCAG gTGTCTTCCATTTACACCAGGGGGATACCCTGAGTGTCATAATCCCCCGGGCAAGGGCGAAACTTAGCCTCTCTCCACATGGAACCTTCCTGGGGCTTGTGAAACTGTGA
- the LOC133079653 gene encoding tumor necrosis factor ligand superfamily member 12 isoform X8, whose protein sequence is MAARRSQRRRGRRGEPGTALLAPLVLGLGLALACLGLLLAVVSLGSRASLSAQQEPSQGDLVAEEDPDPLDLNPQTEERQDTLPFLKLVRPRRSAPKGRKPRARRAIAAHYEVHPRLGQDGAQAGVDGTVSGWEEAKINSSNPLRYDRQSGQFMVTRAGLYYLYCQVHFDEGKAVYLKLDLLVDDTLALRCLEEFSATAASSLGPQLRLCQVSGLLPLRPGSSLRIRTLPWAHLKAAPFLTYFGLFQVH, encoded by the exons ATGGCCGCCCGTCGGAGCCAGAGGCGGAGGGGGCGCCGGGGGGAGCCGGGCACCGCCCTGCTGGCCCCGCTCgtgctgggcctgggcctggcgctggcctgccttggcctcctgctgGCCGTGGTCAGCCTGGGGAGCCGGGCATCGCTGTCTGCCCAG CAGGAGCCTTCCCAGGGGGACCTGGTGGCAGAGGAGGACCCCGACCCGCTG GACCTGAATCCCCAGACAGAGGAGCGCCAGGATACCCTGCCTTTCCTGAAACTGGTTCGGCCTCGCAGGAGTG CACCTAAAGGCCGGAAACCACGGGCGCGCAGAGCGATTGCAGCCCACTATGAAG TTCACCCACGACTGGGACAGGACGGAGCGCAGGCGG GTGTGGACGGGACGGTGAGTGGCTGGGAAGAGGCCAAAATCAACAGCTCCAACCCACTGCGCTATGACCGCCAGAGCGGGCAATTTATGGTCACCCGGGCTGGGCTGTACTACCTGTACTGTCAG gtgCACTTTGATGAGGGGAAGGCTGTCTACCTGAAGCTGGACCTGCTGGTGGATGACACGCTGGCCCTGCGCTGCCTGGAGGAGTTCTCGGCCACAGCGGCCAGTTCCCTCGGGCCCCAGCTCCGTCTCTGCCAGGTGTCCGGGCTGTTGCCCCTGCGGCCAGGGTCCTCCCTGCGGATCCGCACCCTCCCCTGGGCCCATCTCAAGGCTGCCCCCTTCCTCACCTACTTTGGACTCTTCCAAGTTCACTGA
- the LOC133079653 gene encoding tumor necrosis factor ligand superfamily member 12 isoform X5, with amino-acid sequence MAARRSQRRRGRRGEPGTALLAPLVLGLGLALACLGLLLAVVSLGSRASLSAQEPSQGDLVAEEDPDPLDLNPQTEERQDTLPFLKLVRPRRSAPKGRKPRARRAIAAHYEVHPRLGQDGAQAGVDGTVSGWEEAKINSSNPLRYDRQSGQFMVTRAGLYYLYCQVHFDEGKAVYLKLDLLVDDTLALRCLEEFSATAASSLGPQLRLCQVSGLLPLRPGSSLRIRTLPWAHLKAAPFLTYFGLFQVH; translated from the exons ATGGCCGCCCGTCGGAGCCAGAGGCGGAGGGGGCGCCGGGGGGAGCCGGGCACCGCCCTGCTGGCCCCGCTCgtgctgggcctgggcctggcgctggcctgccttggcctcctgctgGCCGTGGTCAGCCTGGGGAGCCGGGCATCGCTGTCTGCCCAG GAGCCTTCCCAGGGGGACCTGGTGGCAGAGGAGGACCCCGACCCGCTG GACCTGAATCCCCAGACAGAGGAGCGCCAGGATACCCTGCCTTTCCTGAAACTGGTTCGGCCTCGCAGGAGTG CACCTAAAGGCCGGAAACCACGGGCGCGCAGAGCGATTGCAGCCCACTATGAAG TTCACCCACGACTGGGACAGGACGGAGCGCAGGCGG GTGTGGACGGGACGGTGAGTGGCTGGGAAGAGGCCAAAATCAACAGCTCCAACCCACTGCGCTATGACCGCCAGAGCGGGCAATTTATGGTCACCCGGGCTGGGCTGTACTACCTGTACTGTCAG gtgCACTTTGATGAGGGGAAGGCTGTCTACCTGAAGCTGGACCTGCTGGTGGATGACACGCTGGCCCTGCGCTGCCTGGAGGAGTTCTCGGCCACAGCGGCCAGTTCCCTCGGGCCCCAGCTCCGTCTCTGCCAGGTGTCCGGGCTGTTGCCCCTGCGGCCAGGGTCCTCCCTGCGGATCCGCACCCTCCCCTGGGCCCATCTCAAGGCTGCCCCCTTCCTCACCTACTTTGGACTCTTCCAAGTTCACTGA